GTCTTGGAGCATTCAATCTTGGTGGGTCTTCTCTTGGAGGAGGGTTTAGAGGGAGGGCTTGTGGGGAGTCACCTCTTGAAGAAGGAGGCTTTATAGAGACGGCTTGTGGAGAGGCAACTCTTTGTGGAACTggttttggaggaaaaaaacTGGGAGGGACAATTCTCTGAGAAGGAACTCGAGTAGAAGCAGGTCTgagaggaggtggaggaggggGCGGAGGAGGAACAGTACTGGCAGAGGCTGATGAAAGAGATCTTGGAGAATCCAATCTTGAAAGGTCTGCTCTAGGAGGAGGAGGGGGCTCTGGAGAAGCGGCTCTTGGAGACGTTGGTCTTGGAGAAGTAAGCCTCAGAGGATGAGGAGGAGAGGGTGAGGACGGATTTGATCGATCAGAAGGAGTAGGAGGCCTGAAAACAAGATTGTGATCCCTCTCAGCCTCGCCAAAGATCTTTTCAATACTACTAGGCTCTCTGAAGATAGGAAGAAATGAACTGGTATCTCCACACAGCTTCCCAGAacctttcttcctcttttcGTTTCCACATTTTCTCTCTGCTTCCTGCTGCCAAAATTAATGTCATCATCAGTAACCCTCAAAAACTCTTTAAACCCAACACTCTTGTTGGCTGAATAAAATACAGTACACACTTTTATTTGGAGTAACTAGCTTACACTGCTTAGCTTCTCTTTGGAATGTGGAGTAAAAACCCTTTTGATTTTAGAAAACCAACTTCCTTTCTTTCCCATTTCTGAGAACACTACTTTCCTTACCTGTCACAATAAAACATAACTCAAAAGACTTTTTCTTTCACATACCTTAAAGGACAAACCTTTATAATAATAGTTCTAGGATCCATGCATGAAGAGCTCTAAGACCACACTATAATGGTGTATTGATTAAACTGCAACATTTATCAGAAGCATTTCTTACAGAAACTGATGGCTACAACTTTATAAGAAGACGCAAGTTAGCATGATTGCTTCGTATCACCTGCATGATTCGAATGAAACAGCAATTAAAAGAAATGCAAAGAAGATCCAAGAACTCAGATACAGAAACTATCAAAGAGAAAGAGTTGAGCTGCcatgaaaatgaaattttaactttcttGACAAATACTGTGTCTTCTCTTCAAGTTAGGTGAAGTGACTAAATCATCACGAAATACTTGCTTGTTCAATGCAGAGAGACAGAGACGCttgtatacaatttttttttttgaattcaaGTTTGTTTACAACTTACAAGAGTAAAAGCTCAGAATTTAATACGCTGCCAGTAGGCAACAACTCACAAGTGAgctctttccttttctttttatctctCACTCTCTCCTTGAAATCATCACAACAAGAGGAGACAACGTGAAAGAgaggaagacaacaacaacaacagaaaaAGACAGATCTTCTGAAACAACCCAGAAAACAAGAAAGTTAAAATGATTATTAAATTCTAACAGaaccacaaaaaaaagaacatttatCGGTATAATTCACAAGCAACAAGAACTGCTTACTTCGCTTCTCTTCGCTTCGCTTCTGAGACTTTTGGTAGCTTTCCCTTCTTCTATATTTTCTCAAAAGTAACCAAGAAACAGAGAAAACGAGACAGAGGAATTGAAGCAAGCAGACAGAGAAAGAAAAACACCTGtctagtaattttcctttttttactcTCTGTCTATCTGTGTTTTCTCAACTCTCAGataattcttttttaattaagtgttaacttttatattttcataatggGTACTTAAGACAAGTGTTCACTCTATTCAGTCTTCTAACCCTTTTTTATGCTTGGGTAAACTAATTTTGTTGAGAGGGTGCAACATTGGGATGAAAGTTGAAACTTTTTCTTTCCCGTTTTCACTTACTATCTTTTGGGACATTATAGCAGCTCGATTATCATCATCAAGACAGAGAGAAAGAGTTGCCACTTTATCAATCAACCTTGGCCTACCTCATTGTAAAGCGAAACTGTAACCACAAACTCAAAACCTCAACTTTGGCCTACCTTTTTTTTACCCCATTGTAAAGCGAAACTGTAACCACAAACTGAAAACTTATCCCTAGATACTAAGCTAGGATACCTTGGATTATTTGAGGTGTTTCATATTGTTATTACAAGCTTTTAACAACACAAATTGTCCTCATATCTTAGACttttattaaaacatcaaaaattgCAGTAATCAGATGATAAAATAACTGTAGAATTTAATGTAATACAAGTTTCCTTCCTTTTAAAAAATGCAAATTGTAagatttaaacaaaaaacatcaaaaactatAGAGCAATGATTTGCTCAAGTAGTGAAGCAGAGTGAAATACAAAGTAGAAAATCCAACAAGAATAACTCAACAAAAAAAGATGACATAGGAAGTAGAGGCTAACTCTTGATTCGGACGCTCCGGCTTATGTTGGGATTGATACCGGTACTTTCTCCTCCATATGAACCCGTAGGTTTCCTCATATCTCTCACTTGTCCTTTACGTCTCTTGACTTTGTCTGCGTATTTGTCCTGCAAACAAAACCAAGGTCCAAACACATCTGAGCTGAGGCAAAGAAACAAGAACAATGCAGAAACTGGCAAATCCAAGGAGTGTGTGTTTACCCGGTAATTCTTTCTCGGGTTCTTTTTGTCCTTGTTGCGAGGTCTAGTCAATCCTCTGTTACTCAAAATCTAGGTTTAAAAAAGCAGATGAATTAGAGAGATGCTAgagaaacagaaaataaatcatTGTGTGTTTTGGAAACATTCTAACCGCTTTTGAAATCACTCGTTTTCCATCCACGGTTTCTGGTTCAAACGAGACCGATGTTGGttccctgaaaaaaaaaaaaacaaatcatgcCAATGAGATGACATTGACGGTTTGGAAAAGGTTAGGGAAGTTATAATAGTAAAAACCTTGAATAGATCCCTGCTTTGGCAGCTCGTTTAGCTTGTTTATTCTGTTTCACTTGTTTGTAAAACTCATCTTCGCCTTCTGAATCGCCATCACTATCAACCATGTTATTATCACCATCTTCATCCTTATCATTGTCGTCATCTGATGCAAAGACCTCGCTTTCATTCTTGCCATCTTCCTCTGACTTCACACCAGCTCCAGCCAAAACTTTGAGCTCAAACTTTCTACGCCGTTCTCCAATGTCATCCCTTTGCGGTAAATCATCATCTCCAGAAACAGTCTTCCAAAAACATGAGGTGCAAAAGGTTTAGTAAACTGTGACAAAGACATGTCCTAAGTTTCACATCTGATATATGTTATACCTTGGGCTTCCGTTTGGTGGGCACAAGATTAGTGCGCTTATCAACTGGTACATCATTGCCAACGTCATCCACATAATCATCGAATGTCTCTAGCTTCCTGGTTACATCCGGGGTTGAAAATCATTAATATCAGAATCTTCAATGAAGGACTCACCATAGTAAAGGAGTAAGGGAAATAACCAAAAGATGTTTTACCTATTAGCTAGTTTCTGGCGTTTTTGAGGTTTATCAGACTTTGAAACAGTAGAGCCAAAAACTCCACTGCTTCTTAGCTTTCCCTCTAGGGCAGCTCGAAGTTTCAACATTTCCTCACTCTGAATATCAACTTGATCATTCTgctacaaagaaagaaagagttaACAAAACAGCAAAGGTAATAGCATAATGAAGAAAATGCTTCAGTAAGCAAGAGAGTGCGTGAGTTCAATAGTAAAGTATAATGCCTAGGTCCTTTTTTTACCTTGTGCTTGCGTTTCTCTCCTTTTTTCTTCTCGTCTGCTTTCGATTTACTGATTTTAACCGGCTGTATAAACAGAGATCAACACGTGGATACAAAAGAAGTGTCAAACAACACCGCAGAGAATAACTCAAATGACAGCGAGTGAGATCCAACTCCTACCTCGACTGTGCCTTGTGTGATTTTAACTGCTGAAGCAGAAACAGGTGAAGAGGGCGGCGCCTCTTCTTTGACGACCTTTTGCATTCTCTCTAGTGACTCCTCGAATCCAGGGGGGAGCTCTCCATCGAGTTCTTTGACCTAGTTATATAGAGAGCAATACATTTATTAAGCTGCTATGATAAATTAACAAACATCGCTTGTAGATTCATACAACATGTAAATAGCATAGCTggagataaaaataaaacttagaaAGGGTACCACAGAACCTTATCCAATAAAGATTTGATGTCTACAAGACGGGCAAGGACCGGATGATCACGGATGGGCTGCCCTTCAGACTTGAGTAGAAAATAGAATGTTATAGATTGGCAATAGGCCAGTAGCAGAATCTGCTTAACCTCCAAGTACCTTGCTCCACCAGTCAACGGAACCCCTCCTTCCTTTAACTGCAAGGAGACATAATTGCATTAAGTTtctagagaagctagagtgaCTTCTTTCCGAGTGCAGTAACATAAAGTGgcaaaatatagaaatataacgAAAACGTGGAACAGTAAGGAGGTTTTACCTTAGTCATAATAGGATTTATCTTATTCTCAAGCTCTTCTACTGCATCGTTCAACTCAGATAAAAGACCAACTATTTCAGGAGCAGAACTATAAAAGATGAACAAAATCAAATGAGTATTATTGTACATGATATGTAACACAAACATATTAAACTAATGAAAACTTTAGAAAGGAAGACATCAACTTTACCTATATACTACATCCATTTGCTCTTCTTTTGACAAAGAGTTTATGTCTTTCTTGATCACTTCAACATCCTTCTCTTTCTTGTCTGCGATGGATTTTGTACCCTTCTTGCCTTTCACGGCAATTTCCTGCCAAAATAAAGAAGAGTCAATTATCTAAGCAACAGGATTGAGTAAAGAGACAAGACGGGTTCTTGGTAACAAGCATGACACACCTCCATGGTTAATTCTCTGtcgctctcttcttcttcactatCATCTTCTAACCCAGCATCAGCTGCTGTAATGGATCCTGTTTGTTCTGCCCGCATTCTCAACACCTCCTCTTCTTCCAACTTAAGATTTTCATCGTCACTGGATAGGTTCTTCAAAATCAAATTGAACCAAATTAAACAACGTATGTGAAGTTGTTACATATAGAGAAGATAAATCCTAGAAGAAAAAGGATCAGAGGTGAAAATCAGcagaagagaaagaaggagAACACTCCTTACCTCAAAATCAACATTATCAGCCTCACGGTATGCGTTCTTTCGGGAACCCCAAGTCACTCTTTTGTCTTCCTCATCTTTATCCTTATCATCGTCATCGGCCATTTCATCGTCAACAGCACCAAACTTGGCCTTGAGATATTTGTTTTGCCCTACCACTGCACAAGGAAACAATGACAAAAGTGATTTAAGGAAAAAGAAAGGTAAGTTTAGGGCATTCTGTTTTGACAATTAGATATAATAACAATAACACAAGAAGGCATATCTTGGTCCTTACTTTTAGCAATCAGtcctttgtcttcttcttcctcatcggtatcttcatcctcatcctcatcttcatcatcatccacaCCCTATACATCAAAAAGTGTAAGCTTTGGAAATAATAATCAGAGAGAAGGGTTTAATAAAGGAAAGTTAGTACCTTTAAATCAAAAACAGGCTGCACATCATCCTCATCGGATTCATCATCAGTATCATCGTTAACGTCCAAGGGAACAATGTCCCTCTGTTTATGAACTGTATTAAACAAACAACATCAAAACGAATCTTCATCTCCGTTCAAAAAACAGAGCTACGAAACAGAGTCATTCGATTAAGCTTTCAGTAAAGGAAGAAACTTCATTCAAGTGGGGGAGAAAAATTACATGCGTCAATCTCGTCATCGTATTCGTCGTCGACGAAATCGTTGCGGGTCTTGCTGCTTTTGCTATCTCTCTTCTTAAACCCTCCTTTCTTCCCCATCTTTGTTGCTGATTCTGGAAACTGTGCTAGGACCAAGAAACTAGGGTTTACGTCGCAAAGAGTCAAATCGACGCAGCTATTACCAGCAGCTCTCGAGCACGTTATTATCAATAATAGTCTATGAAGAAGATCGGAGAAGCGGAGTtagaagagagacagagagttACAAGGCACCGATTAAAACCTTGCTAGGGTTTTACGATTTAATGGGCTTATAGTAAAGCCCATTAGCCATTGGTTCTGAAATAAAAGCCCATATTAAATAAGTCCTTTTAACACCAAGGGCATAATATATCATCCTTTGTCTTTTATTTACAGCGACGGAATAAATTTTCTCCGGCCGGTGGGTTTTACGAGAGCAGATCACACCATCTACAGTCTTAACAATGGTAATCTCGATCCTTCCCTAGTTTACAGAAGCTGAATAATTGTAAACAGTGTATGTGTTGCGGTTTTAGCTAATGTTGTTAAGACTATTGTGATTGTGAGATTAGTTCATTCTTGGTTTAATGTTTGCTGTGATTTGATTCAGCGTTGACGCTAGATTATAGTATTCAATGTTTGATtcaggaaagaaaaaaaaactaatctttcTATCGATTCAATGATAAAAACCGAATCTTTCTCACTTGCATTACGCTCTTTGGTTTTGTCTGATCGTAACTCtctgtttggtttttttttcaggttttaCTACAGTTGGACCCGTTCCTCAATGAACTCACGAGCATGTTCGAGAAAAGTAAAGACAAGGGTTCTGTCTGGGTTACTTTGAAGAGATGTAAGTTTGGTTCTTTAGTCTACTTTAGTTATCTTTTGGGAGGTAACTTTATCTGATTTGTGTCACTTGTTGTGTCAGCGTCTTTGAAGTCTAAGCTGCAGAAGAGGAAACTGAGCTCAGCTGGAGAATCTATAGAGTACAGATGCCTTATTCGAGCAACTGATGCTAAGAAAACTATTTCTACTTCGGTAATGTTTTCTACTCATTAATCTCAAACAACATTCTAGAAACCTTGTTTGTATCCAAATACTCTATGCCATGAGTAGATCATGGTATCTATTAGTCAAAAGATTTTCTTTAGTCTTACtcatacttgctaagttgttaTAAATTGATAGTGGGGACTAGGAATGTGATTACTGGTCTATGATCTTTAAGTTTACACTTGTTGCAATGGATGGTTTCTTGTTTTAAGGTTGGGGCTAAGGATCACTTGAGATTTCAAGCATCATATGCTACTATTCTCAAGGCTCATATGACTGCTTTGAAGAAGAGGGAGAGGAAAGACCGGAAGAAATCCACAGAGGCTGAGAAGAAAGAAGGCACTTCAACCATTACTACTAGTAAACCCACCAAGAAACTTTGATTTCTCCTTTTGTTGTTCTCACATTGACTTGTTTGCTTAGAAATTGAATTTGgaaaatatattgaaaagatTTCAGAGATTTTGATTTATGtcattatataaattttggCTTTTGCATTTTTGATTTCAAGGCCTGAAGCTGAGCCTAAGAAAAACCTCAATGTGATTATGAATCTCTTACAAGTTCCTAACTCTGGTAAGATATCTCACAATACTGAGTCTCTTACAAGTTCTAATCGAACTGCTCATCATAATTCGAGTCAACATAAGGCCTTCACGACTTAGTTCGATTGAATAAGTTAGAACTTAGAACATTGTTAATATGCATCATCAGCACAAGCCTTTCTTTTTGGTAACTAATCAGCAGTAACTTGAATTATTCAACAAAAACCTTAAGACTTTGATCAGCTTCAAactgtttatttatataaagtaagTGGAGAAAGATTCAacttgtttatttgttttgaatCTAACTCATTACCGACATGCAATATCACAGAACGACAAGAACATTGACTTGCTTTTTGTGGTTCAACGAGTCATTGACTTAGACTAACAAAATGCCAATCAATAATCGAAACATACCAAAACctttatcaataaaatatacaaattttacaCTATAAATACATCCACACACCATCTTCGTTTCTCCACACAACTATCTCTTAAAATCCTCCAAAAAATGGCTACTCAAAGAGTAATCCTCTTTCTTTTCACCTTAACCATCATAACCAAAACCGTGTTTTCACAACACTGCAGTACAACCGGTTGTGCGGGTAATCTATGCTGCAGTAGATATGGATACTGTGGCACCACACCCGCCTACTGCGGCACCGGGTGTAGAAGTGGACCTTGCAGCTCCACACCTGTCTCACCAACTCCTGATGGTGGCACAGGCGGTCTTAACGCTGATCCTCGTGATACAATTGCAAACGTTGTTACACAATCGTTTTTCGATGGTATCATGAGCAAAGTGGGAAACGGCTGTCCAGCAAAAGGGTTCTACACTCGACAGGCTTTCATCGATGCAGCTCAATCTTTCCCAGCATATCAAGGAGCCGTCTCTAAGCGTGAGATTGCCGCCATGTTGGCTCAGTTCTCACACGAATCTGGAAGTAAGTTTTGACTATAAAACCTTCCAGTCTCCCTACATAGCCACGCActattttgtttactaaaaaTACTATTTAGTAAATAGTACTATCAAGACAATTATTGCAATTATTACCATGATTTAgcaatttttatatgtttatcatcatcaaatatttatttcttttaaagttTGAAACCCTAATACACATGCATAAActcaaatttttatttcatggGTGAAcaatgataaatttttattttaaaaaaactgttaGTTATCCTTCTTTCGGAGTAGAACTTAATTAACTGATTATTTGGGATATCTAATTCATTTAGAAAAAGatcttatttaatttagtaaatacTAAATACAGAAAATAGTTGCAATTATTACGCTAACTAATTTAgcaaaattttatatgtttatcatcatcaaatacttacttttattaaaatttcaaacctaaTACACATGCATAAACtcaatattaattatgaaatttcATTGGTGAacaaatgatattattttttataattatttaactgATTTTTTGGGACATCTAATTCACTTTTTTGAAACGAAAACCGGATATTCTGTAAAGGTTTTTGTTACAAAGAAGAAATAGCGAGAGGAAGGTACTGCCAAGCTAGCACAGTATATCCTTGTCAACCGGGAAAGGACTACTACGGTCGCGGTCCGATCCAAATCACATGGAACTACAACTATGGTGCAGCCGGAAAGTTCCTTGGACTCCCTCTCTTGACTGATCCAGATATGGTGGCTCGTAGCCCTGAAGTTGCCTTTAAGTGTGCCATGTGGTTCTGGAACCAAAATGTTCGTCCAGTCCTGGACCAAGGCTTTGGAGCTACCACGAGGAAGATCAACGGTGGCGAATGTAACGGTCGACGTCCTGCAGCGGTTCAAAGCAGAGTTGACCACTACTTGGAGTTCTGTAGGACGTTTGGCATCACTCCTGGAACTAGTCTTAGTTGCTAAAGATGTTAATTAAATGTGATTTAGATGCCGTTCCATGGTATGATGTTTGTCTTAATGACCCTTATGAGCTAATAAAAAGGTGTTGAATAAATGATTATGAGTTGTATCCTACTAGTTAACGTATCCATGTGCTGTTTGTATTATTTGTCATAATAAGATGAACTATATCAgtcaaaaaaagatttttttgttaaagttaTATCAGCTAATCCATGAAATTGATAACACATTTACTACATTATcagatttaaaaattattgcatAAACTtgaaatttacatatatatgatTGTGTGGTTTTTGGTCTGAGAACATAATAAGCTGACACTTAAGAGAAATGAACttcaagattattatttttgctCTGCTAATAAGATTAAGGtgaaacttaaataaaaagTGTGAACAAATGGTAAATAATGCTTTAGATCTGTCCAGAAAATCATTGCCACgtgttatatataatacatcGATCTATGGTGAGAAAAGTTTCATACAGTTTGGACTCCAAATCATTCGATACTTAGGGCTTGACTGGtttaaccgcagcggttgcgtttgcggttgcgggagtttacgggtacgggtggttgcggtttcaagcgttttctagagatctgtacgactggtacagcggttagtaattgttgcgtttgcgggactcttatgactggtaaactaccaaacgcaacatctgttaaataataaattaataatatatacattttatataattataaaaaaatataaaaattataaagatataataaatataaaatttatatttataaaatcatattattaaattttaaaaatttatagaaaaatattttggtttgaaaattttataatataaattaaaatataatatgtatatattttacaatatctattatttcaatttaaaaaatttattggatatttttatttattttgtttttaaagaaaaaaaaaattatcctcccgcaaccgcccgcaaccgcaaacgctagttggaaccagcttttgattttaagaggttcggagcggtttgaagcgatttgtagcgttttctatgattgtttcaaaacgccaacaaccgctgcgaaccgcaaaagctgcgtttgcgggtggtagcggggaAACCAGTCATGCCCTTAGTGGATGGGATGAGAAACGTTCCATAGATTTTCAACTCCAAATCATTTGATACTTAGTGGATTAGACAATGTCACTGATACATTACTTTAGATCTTGAGATTAGTGGTAAAAATTTGGTCGGTTTCTCTTAAACAGTAAAACGAGATTATAATTTGTACATCTGTGtagatatttttctatttttatatgcatatgatattattataaatattttaaatatataattttcattttagtattatatatgtgtaactcgataatattattgtttatattttttatttggtattattaatatatagtgatttgtttaatacattttactttgttcttaattttattatttactaatATAGTTTCGAGTtaggtaaataaaataacaatatgaaATCATCAAATAGATAACCTCCTTcaaaatttgtttcttttttaatttatacattttgctataatacaattttaaaatttatttatttatattatagaaaagaaatatgtttaagatattttatatttacatgtcATGTTTAAAAACATACactaacatatattattttagtaaattttatgcAAAGTAgcatctattatattattttagtaaattttactGATATAGGATACTTTTactcatattaagttttatttttattttataacaattttatattactaattacgaaattaataaatatgttattttatacaaatatttaaggtttatgtaagatttttttagttttttctcaacagattttgttataattaaaaaataa
This genomic stretch from Raphanus sativus cultivar WK10039 chromosome 3, ASM80110v3, whole genome shotgun sequence harbors:
- the LOC108843943 gene encoding protein THALLO isoform X2 — protein: MGKKGGFKKRDSKSSKTRNDFVDDEYDDEIDAFHKQRDIVPLDVNDDTDDESDEDDVQPVFDLKGVDDDEDEDEDEDTDEEEEDKGLIAKMVGQNKYLKAKFGAVDDEMADDDDKDKDEEDKRVTWGSRKNAYREADNVDFENLSSDDENLKLEEEEVLRMRAEQTGSITAADAGLEDDSEEEESDRELTMEEIAVKGKKGTKSIADKKEKDVEVIKKDINSLSKEEQMDVVYSSAPEIVGLLSELNDAVEELENKINPIMTKLKEGGVPLTGGARYLEVKQILLLAYCQSITFYFLLKSEGQPIRDHPVLARLVDIKSLLDKVKELDGELPPGFEESLERMQKVVKEEAPPSSPVSASAVKITQGTVEPVKISKSKADEKKKGEKRKHKNDQVDIQSEEMLKLRAALEGKLRSSGVFGSTVSKSDKPQKRQKLANRKLETFDDYVDDVGNDVPVDKRTNLVPTKRKPKTVSGDDDLPQRDDIGERRRKFELKVLAGAGVKSEEDGKNESEVFASDDDNDKDEDGDNNMVDSDGDSEGEDEFYKQVKQNKQAKRAAKAGIYSREPTSVSFEPETVDGKRVISKAILSNRGLTRPRNKDKKNPRKNYRDKYADKVKRRKGQVRDMRKPTGSYGGESTGINPNISRSVRIKS
- the LOC108846089 gene encoding signal recognition particle 14 kDa protein; its protein translation is MVLLQLDPFLNELTSMFEKSKDKGSVWVTLKRSSLKSKLQKRKLSSAGESIEYRCLIRATDAKKTISTSVGAKDHLRFQASYATILKAHMTALKKRERKDRKKSTEAEKKEGTSTITTSKPTKKL
- the LOC108843943 gene encoding protein THALLO isoform X1, producing the protein MGKKGGFKKRDSKSSKTRNDFVDDEYDDEIDAFHKQRDIVPLDVNDDTDDESDEDDVQPVFDLKGVDDDEDEDEDEDTDEEEEDKGLIAKMVGQNKYLKAKFGAVDDEMADDDDKDKDEEDKRVTWGSRKNAYREADNVDFENLSSDDENLKLEEEEVLRMRAEQTGSITAADAGLEDDSEEEESDRELTMEEIAVKGKKGTKSIADKKEKDVEVIKKDINSLSKEEQMDVVYSSAPEIVGLLSELNDAVEELENKINPIMTKLKEGGVPLTGGARYLEVKQILLLAYCQSITFYFLLKSEGQPIRDHPVLARLVDIKSLLDKVKELDGELPPGFEESLERMQKVVKEEAPPSSPVSASAVKITQGTVEPVKISKSKADEKKKGEKRKHKQNDQVDIQSEEMLKLRAALEGKLRSSGVFGSTVSKSDKPQKRQKLANRKLETFDDYVDDVGNDVPVDKRTNLVPTKRKPKTVSGDDDLPQRDDIGERRRKFELKVLAGAGVKSEEDGKNESEVFASDDDNDKDEDGDNNMVDSDGDSEGEDEFYKQVKQNKQAKRAAKAGIYSREPTSVSFEPETVDGKRVISKAILSNRGLTRPRNKDKKNPRKNYRDKYADKVKRRKGQVRDMRKPTGSYGGESTGINPNISRSVRIKS
- the LOC108843993 gene encoding endochitinase At2g43620 — its product is MATQRVILFLFTLTIITKTVFSQHCSTTGCAGNLCCSRYGYCGTTPAYCGTGCRSGPCSSTPVSPTPDGGTGGLNADPRDTIANVVTQSFFDGIMSKVGNGCPAKGFYTRQAFIDAAQSFPAYQGAVSKREIAAMLAQFSHESGSFCYKEEIARGRYCQASTVYPCQPGKDYYGRGPIQITWNYNYGAAGKFLGLPLLTDPDMVARSPEVAFKCAMWFWNQNVRPVLDQGFGATTRKINGGECNGRRPAAVQSRVDHYLEFCRTFGITPGTSLSC